The following proteins are encoded in a genomic region of Ictalurus furcatus strain D&B chromosome 6, Billie_1.0, whole genome shotgun sequence:
- the ccdc93 gene encoding coiled-coil domain-containing protein 93, producing MAASSVFQRVRTGSKIGAQYDQEGNIIQVETREDEEQSIKLAEILELLLAAGYFRARIKGLSPFDKVVGGMTWCITTCSFDVDVDLLFQENSTIGQKIALTEKIVSVLPRMKCPHRLEPHQIQGLDFIHIFPVIQWLVKRAIETREEMGDYVRAYSISQFQKTHTFPEDEEFEQRKQKAVRTVLDVSGVYAPQRRYKRQADAGELLDEESRVHSTLLEYGRRYGFSKQSKQDKAEEKKLLLAQGGQSLPPGMTEVSEEEDLQAAEELRIKALMTGMAAMATEEGRLTANTVGQIVGLQSEEIKQIAFEYAEKAERSAEDRTERYGPVQQHRRMVTSLNKQIQQKTKELEEMQAKQQDIRTACEEAKSKLTEATELGEQLEKELGSLADVEAQADSGLLEKLRALVAMNENLKQQEQGFRTHCREEMARLQQSIENLKIEFGDEADNQKERSRLIDQQYSTDREKLQKIRLLMARRNREIAILQRKIDEVPSRAELTQYQKRFIELYSQVSATHKETKQFFTLYNTLDDKKVYLEKEVNLLNSIHDNFQQAMASSGTKEQFLRQMEQIVEGIKQSRIKMEKKKQENKMRRDQLNDEYLELLDKQRLYFKTVKDFKEECRKNEMLLSKLRAKGAS from the exons ATGGCGGCCTCCTCTGTCTTCCAGAGAGTGAGAACAGGCTCTAAAATCGGCGCTCAGTATGACCAAGAGGGAAATATCATTCAG GTGGAGACACGTGAAGATGAGGAGCAAAGCATCAAGCTGGCAGAAATCCTGGAGCTGTTACTGGCTGCTGGATATTTCAGAGCACGCATCAAGGGCCTCTCACCATTTGATAAG GTGGTTGGAGGCATGACATGGTGTATCACAACATGCAGCTTTGACGTAGATGTCGATCTGCTCTTTCAGGAAAATTCCACCATAGGACAGAAGAT AGCTCTGACGGAGAAGATCGTTTCTGTGCTACCCAGGATGAAGTGTCCTCATAGGCTAGAGCCACATCAAATCCAAGGCCTTGATTTTATCCACATCTTTCCTGTCATACAG TGGCTGGTGAAGAGAGCGATAGAGACTCGGGAGGAAATGGGAGACTATGTGCGTGCCTACTCCATCTCTCAGTTCCAGAAAACGCACACCTTTCCTGAG GATGAAGAGTTTGAGCAGAGGAAACAAAAAGCAGTAAGAACAGTACTGGATGTGTCT GGAGTGTATGCTCCCCAGAGGCGGTATAAGAGGCAGGCTGATGCAGGAGAACTGCTGGATGAAGAGTCCAGGGTTCATTCCACCCTGCTTGAGTATGGCAG GCGTTATGGATTTAGCAAGCAGTCTAAACAGGACAAA GCTGAAGAGAAGAAGCTGCTATTGGCTCAGGGAGGTCAGAGTCTGCCCCCTGGCATGACTGAAGTTTCAGAGGAAGAGGATCTACAAGCAGCAGAAGAG CTCAGAATCAAAGCTCTCATGACTGGTATGGCTGCCATGGCAACAGAGGAG ggaaggCTGACAGCTAACACAGTGGGGCAGATTGTGGGGCTGCAGTCTGAGGAAATAAAGCAGATTGCTTTTGAGTATGCTGAAAAG GCAGAACGCTCTGCCGAGGATCGTACAGAACGGTATGGCCCTGTGCAGCAGCATCGCCGCATGGTTACATCACTTAACAAacagatccagcagaagaccaAAGAACTAGAGGAG ATGCAGGCCAAGCAGCAGGATATAAGAACAGCATGTGAAGAGGCCAAGAGCAAATTAACTGAG gccacTGAGCTGGGTGAGCAGTTGGAGAAAGAGCTCGGTTCTTTGGCAGATGTGGAGGCTCAAGCTGACTCTGG CTTGCTCGAGAAGCTGCGCGCTCTTGTGGCCATGAACGAGAATCTTAAACAGCAGGAGCAGGGGTTCCGCACACATTGCCGC GAGGAGATGGCACGGCTGCAGCAGAGTATTGAGAACCTAAAGATAGAATTTGGAGATGAAGCTGATAATCAGAAG GAAAGAAGTCGATTGATAGATCAGCAGTACAGCACAGACCGGGAGAAGCTGCAGAAGATCCGTCTTCTGATG GCCCGGAGAAACCGGGAGATCGCCATTCTGCAGCGGAAGATTGATGAGGTTCCCAGCAGAGCTGAGCTTACACAGTACCAGAAACGCTTCATTGAACTCTACAGCcaag TTTCTGCGACACACAAAGAAACCAAACAGTTCTTCACTCTCTATAATACTCTGGATGATAAGAAGGTCTACCTGGAGAAGGAG GTGAATTTGCTCAATTCCATCCATGATAACTTCCAACA ggcTATGGCATCTTCAGGGACTAAAGAGCAGTTCCTCAGGCAGATGGAGCAGATAGTGGAAGGAATTAAACAGAGTCGAATAAAG atggagaagaagaaacaagaaaataagATGAGGAGAGACCAGCTGAATGATGAGTATCTGGAACTGCTGGACAAACAGAGACTCTACTTTAAGACTGTGAAAGACTTTAAAGAG GAGTGCCGTAAGAATGAGATGCTGCTGTCCAAGCTGAGAGCAAAGGGAGCATCCTGA